One Roseomonas sp. OT10 DNA window includes the following coding sequences:
- the crtI gene encoding phytoene desaturase family protein, with amino-acid sequence MNALPPAPAIHRPRPHVAVVGAGPGGLAAAMLLAAHGTRVTLLEKDGVVGGRTRTLAAPGGYRFDLGPTFFLYPRILEEIFRGCGAELREEVELIRLDPQYRLIFEDGAGGTVLDATPDLDRMEAEVAKLDPRDAAGVRPFLAENRAKLARFRPVLERAFTRAADVMGADMLRALPHLRPTRSVDSDLRRHFRDPRTRLAFSFQSKYLGMSPFRCPSLFTILSFLEYEHGVFHPRGGCGAVSEAMARVAERLGVEIRLDCPVETLTFSGRRVDGVVAGGRRLAVDAAVLNADFAHAVPRLIPPALRRRWSDQRIDRARYSCSTFMLYLGVEGTFPRLAHHTILLAEDYRRNIREIEEGTIPDIPSVYVQNAGATEAGMAPPGHSALYVLVPVPNLRHGSDWESEAPRYRRLALDRLKAVGLGDIEGRIRYERMVTPRDWRDEFAVGYGATFNLAHDLRQMLLFRPGNRFNDVDGVYLVGGGTHPGSGLPVIYEGARISTDLCLRDLGLRGVDTRLPGAMPSAAELPGLATRA; translated from the coding sequence ATGAATGCGCTTCCTCCCGCTCCGGCGATCCACAGGCCGCGGCCCCATGTCGCCGTGGTCGGCGCGGGCCCGGGGGGGCTGGCCGCGGCCATGCTGCTCGCGGCCCACGGCACCCGCGTCACCCTGCTGGAGAAGGACGGGGTGGTGGGCGGGCGCACCCGGACGCTGGCCGCGCCCGGCGGCTACCGCTTCGACCTGGGGCCGACCTTCTTCCTCTACCCGCGCATCCTGGAGGAAATCTTCCGCGGCTGCGGCGCGGAGCTGCGCGAGGAGGTGGAGCTGATCCGCCTCGACCCCCAGTACCGCCTGATCTTCGAGGATGGGGCGGGCGGCACGGTGCTCGACGCCACCCCCGACCTGGACCGGATGGAAGCGGAGGTCGCGAAGCTCGACCCGCGCGACGCCGCCGGGGTGCGGCCCTTCCTGGCGGAGAACCGCGCCAAGCTCGCGCGCTTCCGCCCGGTGCTGGAGCGCGCCTTCACCCGGGCGGCGGACGTGATGGGGGCGGACATGCTGCGCGCCCTGCCGCACCTGCGCCCGACGCGCTCGGTGGATTCCGACCTGCGGCGGCACTTCCGCGACCCGCGCACGCGCCTCGCCTTCTCCTTCCAGAGCAAGTACCTGGGGATGAGCCCGTTCCGCTGCCCCAGCCTGTTCACCATCCTCTCCTTCCTGGAGTACGAGCACGGCGTCTTCCATCCGCGCGGCGGCTGCGGCGCGGTGTCCGAGGCGATGGCGCGGGTGGCGGAGCGGCTGGGCGTGGAGATCCGCCTGGACTGCCCGGTGGAGACCCTGACCTTCAGCGGCCGGCGCGTGGACGGGGTGGTGGCGGGCGGCCGGCGCCTGGCGGTCGACGCGGCCGTGCTGAACGCGGATTTCGCCCATGCCGTGCCGCGCCTGATCCCGCCCGCGCTGCGGCGACGCTGGTCCGACCAGCGCATCGACCGGGCGCGCTACTCCTGCTCCACCTTCATGCTCTACCTGGGCGTGGAGGGAACCTTCCCGCGCCTCGCCCATCACACCATCCTGCTGGCCGAGGACTACCGGCGGAACATCCGCGAGATCGAGGAGGGGACCATCCCGGACATCCCCTCGGTCTACGTGCAGAACGCCGGCGCGACGGAGGCGGGGATGGCCCCGCCCGGCCATTCCGCCCTCTACGTGCTGGTGCCCGTGCCGAACCTGCGCCACGGCAGCGACTGGGAGTCGGAGGCGCCGCGCTACCGCCGCCTCGCGCTCGACCGGCTGAAGGCGGTGGGGCTGGGGGACATCGAGGGCCGCATCCGCTATGAGCGCATGGTGACGCCGCGGGACTGGCGGGACGAGTTCGCCGTGGGCTACGGCGCCACCTTCAACCTGGCCCACGACCTGCGGCAGATGCTGCTCTTCCGGCCCGGCAACCGCTTCAACGACGTGGACGGGGTGTATCTGGTCGGCGGGGGCACGCATCCCGGCTCCGGCCTGCCGGTGATCTACGAGGGCGCGCGGATCAGCACGGACCTGTGCCTGCGCGACCTGGGGCTGCGCGGCGTCGACACGCGGCTGCCCGGGGCAATGCCGTCGGCGGCGGAGCTGCCGGGCTTGGCGACGCGGGCCTGA
- a CDS encoding phytoene desaturase family protein has product MARVMVIGSGLGGLAAAAVAQARGHQVTVLDKNPWLGGKAAVLHLDAPDGSGTFRFDMGPTILTVPRVLRRIFAEAGRDQQAELPLIRLDPQWRCFFEDGTQIDLMEGVEPMARAMDAFAPGQGMGEGYRKFQKLSEHLHGVSEKFFFWKPVEDLFDTIDWKSNLQPGTMKDVLSLRMGQTVAKVIRGRVPDGRLAQMLDHYCQYVGSNPYQAPAVLCGIGDMQSTEGVWYPIGGTRAVAEGLARLAGELGADLRPGVEVTGFDIEGGAVKGVVANGERIACDAVISNMDAIRTYKELVGGGTGEKYARKGFEPACSGVVLYLGLNRRYEHLAHHDFVFSRDAEEEFDAIYRKGEPAPDPTAYLAAPSVSDPSAAPEGGEALYVLVHTPYLRPHHDWSRMLPAYRRVILDKLKRTAGLEDIEERIVVESRLTPVDIHERYKVLNGAIYGLASHGAFLGAFKPGNRSRAVKGLYLAGGAAHPGPGMPMVMMSGWIAADSLDRDFGGRGMDEAAERAGQRDALRGAVEAPLAPAAE; this is encoded by the coding sequence ATGGCGCGTGTGATGGTGATCGGCTCCGGCCTGGGCGGGCTGGCGGCGGCGGCGGTGGCGCAGGCGCGCGGGCACCAGGTGACGGTGCTGGACAAGAACCCCTGGCTGGGCGGCAAGGCGGCGGTGCTGCATCTCGACGCGCCGGACGGGTCGGGGACCTTCCGCTTCGACATGGGCCCGACCATCCTGACGGTGCCGCGCGTCCTGCGCCGCATCTTCGCCGAGGCCGGGCGCGACCAGCAGGCGGAGCTGCCGCTGATCCGCCTCGACCCGCAATGGCGCTGCTTCTTCGAGGACGGCACGCAGATCGACCTGATGGAAGGCGTGGAGCCGATGGCCCGCGCGATGGACGCCTTCGCGCCCGGCCAGGGCATGGGCGAGGGCTACCGGAAGTTCCAGAAGCTGTCGGAGCACCTGCACGGCGTGTCGGAGAAGTTCTTCTTCTGGAAGCCGGTGGAGGACCTCTTCGACACCATCGACTGGAAGAGCAACCTGCAGCCCGGCACGATGAAGGACGTGCTGAGCCTGCGCATGGGCCAGACGGTGGCGAAGGTCATCCGCGGCCGCGTGCCCGACGGGCGGCTGGCGCAGATGCTGGACCACTACTGCCAGTATGTCGGCTCCAACCCCTACCAGGCGCCGGCCGTGCTCTGCGGCATCGGCGACATGCAGAGCACGGAGGGCGTCTGGTACCCCATCGGCGGCACCCGCGCCGTCGCGGAGGGGCTGGCGCGGCTGGCGGGCGAGCTGGGCGCCGACCTGCGCCCGGGCGTGGAGGTGACGGGCTTCGACATCGAGGGTGGCGCGGTGAAGGGCGTCGTCGCGAATGGCGAGCGCATCGCCTGCGACGCGGTGATCTCCAACATGGACGCGATCCGCACCTACAAGGAGCTGGTCGGCGGCGGCACGGGCGAGAAGTACGCGCGCAAGGGCTTCGAGCCCGCCTGTTCCGGCGTGGTGCTCTATCTCGGGCTGAACCGGCGCTACGAGCACCTCGCCCATCACGACTTCGTCTTCTCCCGCGACGCGGAGGAGGAGTTCGACGCCATCTACCGCAAGGGCGAGCCGGCCCCCGACCCCACCGCCTACCTCGCCGCGCCCTCCGTCAGCGACCCCTCCGCGGCGCCGGAGGGGGGCGAGGCGCTCTACGTCCTCGTCCACACCCCCTACCTGCGGCCGCACCACGACTGGTCGCGGATGCTGCCCGCCTACCGGCGGGTCATCCTCGACAAGCTGAAGCGCACCGCCGGGCTGGAGGACATCGAGGAGCGCATCGTGGTGGAGAGCCGGCTCACCCCCGTCGACATCCACGAGCGCTACAAGGTGCTGAACGGCGCCATCTACGGCCTCGCCTCGCACGGCGCCTTCCTCGGCGCCTTCAAGCCGGGCAACCGGTCGCGCGCGGTGAAGGGGCTCTACCTGGCCGGGGGCGCCGCGCATCCCGGCCCTGGCATGCCCATGGTGATGATGTCCGGCTGGATCGCCGCCGATTCGCTCGACCGCGACTTCGGCGGGCGCGGCATGGACGAGGCGGCGGAGCGCGCCGGGCAGCGCGACGCCCTGCGCGGGGCCGTGGAAGCCCCCCTGGCCCCGGCCGCGGAGTAG
- a CDS encoding lysophospholipid acyltransferase family protein has translation MALHDPRRHAFFHAAFRRFFRRHMRALRLPSWGLPRPGPGEGPLVVFANHPSWWDGVAFMLLGRTLDGWRMFTPMEAAALARYRFMRRIGVFGVETRTTRGAAAFLRTARHVLAAPGRSLWINAPGRFQDPRERPVLIAPGLVRLPELAPAARFLPLALDYPFWTERKPEMLAAFGPPIPGAELVALDREARAERLRAALTETMDRLAAEAITHDPARFTVLVQGQEGMGGVYDLWRRLRAALRGRRFDARHEAR, from the coding sequence GTGGCGCTGCATGATCCGCGTCGCCACGCCTTCTTCCACGCCGCGTTCCGCCGCTTCTTCCGCCGGCACATGCGCGCGCTGCGCCTGCCGTCCTGGGGCCTGCCGCGGCCGGGGCCGGGGGAGGGACCGCTGGTGGTCTTCGCCAACCATCCCTCCTGGTGGGACGGGGTGGCCTTCATGCTGCTGGGCCGGACCCTGGACGGCTGGCGCATGTTCACGCCGATGGAGGCCGCGGCCCTGGCCCGCTACCGGTTCATGCGCCGGATCGGCGTCTTCGGCGTGGAGACCCGCACGACGCGCGGCGCCGCCGCCTTCCTGCGCACGGCCCGGCACGTCCTGGCCGCGCCGGGCCGCAGCCTGTGGATCAACGCCCCCGGTCGCTTCCAGGACCCGCGCGAGCGCCCTGTCCTGATCGCGCCCGGCCTCGTCCGCCTGCCGGAGCTGGCGCCCGCCGCCCGCTTCCTGCCCCTGGCGCTGGACTATCCCTTCTGGACGGAGCGCAAGCCCGAGATGCTGGCCGCCTTCGGTCCCCCGATCCCCGGTGCGGAGCTCGTCGCGCTGGACCGCGAGGCGCGGGCCGAACGGCTGCGCGCCGCCCTGACGGAGACGATGGACCGCCTCGCCGCCGAGGCCATCACCCACGACCCGGCCCGGTTCACCGTGCTGGTCCAGGGGCAGGAGGGGATGGGCGGGGTCTACGACCTGTGGCGCAGGCTGCGCGCGGCGTTGCGCGGCCGGCGCTTCGATGCGAGGCATGAGGCGCGATGA
- a CDS encoding glycosyltransferase, whose product MTLLALVLALFPLSLAALNLWLVRAPHEAALDGTLVSILIPARDEEAHIAACVRAALASTGTAVEVVVMDDGSRDRTAALVLELAEADPRVRLLAAPPLPPGWTGKVHACARLAEAARGTHLLFIDADVRLAPEAAAALAGHAERHNLALVTGVPRQEIGTLGEALTVPAINLLLLGYLPGGGRAFTALPALAAACGQLILVETHAYRDAGGHAAVRGVLHDGLALARRLRVQGHRTEVVDGAPLATCRMYRGFRPAWDGFLKNAREGMATPLGLPVWTLLLGGGHLLPWLLLPAPMAGAALLASYALRAAITWRAREPSWTIPLHPATVAVALAIQWTALARSALGRKAGWKGRAYAPEAPGDRKAERLNGTGKEAGRA is encoded by the coding sequence ATGACCCTCCTGGCCCTCGTCCTCGCGCTTTTCCCGCTCAGCCTGGCGGCGCTGAACCTGTGGCTGGTCCGGGCGCCCCACGAGGCGGCGCTGGACGGGACGCTGGTCTCCATCCTGATTCCCGCCCGCGACGAGGAGGCGCATATCGCCGCCTGCGTCCGCGCCGCCCTCGCCTCCACCGGCACGGCGGTCGAGGTGGTGGTGATGGATGACGGCTCGCGCGACCGCACCGCCGCCCTCGTGCTGGAGCTGGCCGAAGCCGACCCGCGGGTCCGGCTTCTCGCCGCGCCGCCGCTGCCCCCGGGCTGGACGGGGAAGGTGCATGCCTGCGCCCGGCTGGCCGAGGCGGCGCGGGGGACGCACCTGCTGTTCATCGATGCCGATGTCCGCCTGGCCCCGGAGGCGGCCGCGGCCCTGGCCGGCCATGCGGAGCGGCACAACCTGGCCCTGGTGACGGGCGTACCGCGGCAGGAGATCGGCACGCTCGGCGAGGCGCTGACGGTCCCGGCGATCAACCTGCTGCTGCTGGGCTACCTGCCCGGGGGCGGGCGGGCCTTCACGGCGCTGCCCGCCCTGGCGGCGGCCTGCGGCCAGCTCATCCTGGTCGAGACGCATGCCTATCGCGACGCGGGCGGCCATGCCGCCGTGCGCGGCGTGCTGCATGACGGGCTGGCCCTGGCCCGGCGGCTGCGGGTCCAGGGCCACCGGACGGAGGTGGTGGACGGCGCGCCGCTGGCCACCTGCCGCATGTACCGCGGCTTCCGCCCGGCCTGGGACGGCTTCCTGAAGAACGCGCGCGAGGGGATGGCGACGCCGCTGGGCCTGCCGGTCTGGACGCTGCTGCTGGGCGGCGGGCACCTGCTGCCCTGGCTGCTGCTGCCGGCGCCGATGGCGGGGGCGGCGCTGCTGGCGAGCTATGCCCTGCGCGCGGCGATCACCTGGCGCGCGCGGGAGCCGTCCTGGACCATCCCGCTGCACCCGGCCACGGTCGCCGTGGCGCTGGCCATCCAGTGGACCGCCCTGGCCCGCAGCGCGCTGGGCCGCAAGGCCGGCTGGAAGGGCCGCGCCTATGCGCCGGAGGCGCCGGGGGATAGGAAGGCCGAGCGGCTGAACGGAACGGGGAAGGAGGCAGGCCGGGCGTGA
- a CDS encoding squalene/phytoene synthase family protein: MKATPAGEPAPPESPALEPTRDPGSENFPVASWLLSREVRPKVLGFYRFVRAADDIGDHPDLTPAQKLARLDALEAALDDPATAVPEAVGLHAAGAGTEEARSMLSAFRQDASQGRYADWAELQGYCARSAAPVGRMLLRLHGEDPALHPAADALCEALQILNHLQDLVPDRAALDRVYLPVPWMDEAGGEAAFFAPGTDRRPVLDAALDRVEEALDRASGLARGLRSRRLALETAVTLGCARTLLARLRAADPVAGRVALTKGDFARALAAAPRLGPSDAALVRARVARSGSSFARGMAALRGERRRALWAVYAFCRAVDDIADGAMPLPEKRLALAQWRAKLAAPDCALSRELAWARARFALPVAECEAMIAGMETDSAPRLRLPDEAALDLYCRRVAGSVGAMAVRIFGEPRAEGFGLALGRTFQLVNILRDLDEDATRDRVYLPLSLLGGDGTAGALLASPALPRVAAALARRARDGFRAAEAELAGLDARAMRPARVMMWGYARLLDRLIARGFARRGERPRLAPGEKARMAWFALTGRLPASVLPDWRDEPAQDPQGSGSGRPAAPRAA; the protein is encoded by the coding sequence GTGAAGGCGACGCCAGCCGGTGAGCCGGCCCCCCCCGAATCGCCCGCCCTGGAGCCCACGCGCGACCCCGGCAGCGAGAATTTCCCCGTCGCCTCCTGGCTGCTGTCGCGGGAGGTCCGGCCGAAGGTGCTGGGCTTCTACCGCTTCGTGCGTGCGGCGGACGACATCGGCGACCACCCGGACCTGACCCCCGCGCAGAAGCTGGCGCGGCTGGATGCGCTGGAAGCCGCCCTGGATGACCCGGCGACGGCCGTGCCGGAGGCGGTGGGTCTGCATGCCGCCGGCGCGGGGACGGAGGAGGCGCGGAGCATGCTCTCCGCCTTCCGCCAGGATGCGTCCCAGGGGCGCTACGCCGACTGGGCGGAACTGCAGGGCTACTGCGCCCGCTCCGCCGCGCCGGTGGGGCGGATGCTGCTGCGCCTGCATGGCGAGGACCCGGCGCTGCACCCGGCCGCCGATGCCTTGTGCGAGGCGCTGCAAATCCTGAACCACCTGCAGGACCTGGTGCCGGATCGCGCCGCGCTGGACCGCGTCTACCTCCCCGTGCCCTGGATGGACGAGGCGGGCGGCGAGGCCGCCTTCTTCGCCCCCGGGACCGATCGCCGCCCGGTGCTGGATGCCGCGCTGGACCGGGTGGAGGAGGCGCTCGACCGGGCCTCCGGCCTCGCGCGCGGGCTGCGCTCGCGCCGGCTGGCGCTGGAGACGGCCGTCACCCTCGGCTGCGCCCGTACCCTCCTGGCCCGGCTGCGCGCGGCCGATCCGGTGGCGGGCCGGGTGGCGCTGACCAAGGGCGACTTCGCCCGGGCGCTGGCGGCGGCGCCGCGCCTCGGGCCGTCCGACGCGGCGCTGGTGCGGGCGCGGGTGGCGCGCTCCGGCTCCTCCTTCGCGCGCGGCATGGCGGCGCTGCGGGGCGAGCGGCGGCGGGCGCTCTGGGCGGTCTATGCCTTCTGCCGCGCCGTGGACGACATCGCCGACGGCGCCATGCCGCTGCCCGAGAAGCGGCTGGCGCTGGCGCAGTGGCGGGCGAAGCTGGCGGCCCCGGACTGCGCCCTGTCGCGCGAACTGGCCTGGGCGCGGGCGCGCTTCGCCCTGCCGGTCGCCGAGTGCGAGGCGATGATCGCCGGCATGGAGACGGATTCCGCCCCGCGCCTGCGCCTGCCGGACGAGGCGGCGCTCGACCTCTACTGCCGCCGCGTCGCGGGCAGCGTCGGCGCCATGGCGGTGCGCATCTTCGGCGAGCCGCGCGCGGAAGGCTTCGGCCTGGCGCTCGGCCGCACCTTCCAGCTGGTGAACATCCTGCGCGACCTGGACGAGGACGCCACGCGCGACCGGGTCTACCTGCCGCTCTCGCTGCTCGGCGGCGACGGTACGGCCGGGGCGCTGCTGGCCTCGCCCGCCCTGCCGCGCGTGGCGGCGGCGCTGGCGCGGCGCGCCCGCGACGGCTTCCGCGCCGCCGAGGCGGAGCTGGCCGGGCTGGACGCCCGCGCGATGCGGCCGGCGCGGGTGATGATGTGGGGCTATGCCCGGCTGCTGGACCGGCTGATCGCGCGCGGCTTCGCCCGGCGCGGCGAGCGTCCGCGGCTCGCGCCCGGCGAGAAGGCGCGCATGGCCTGGTTCGCCCTGACCGGGCGGCTGCCGGCCAGCGTGCTGCCGGACTGGCGCGACGAGCCTGCCCAGGACCCCCAGGGATCGGGAAGCGGCAGGCCGGCGGCACCGCGCGCCGCATGA
- a CDS encoding hydroxysqualene dehydroxylase produces the protein MTVHVIGAGMAGLSAALLLARAGRPVVLHEAAPEAGGRARALPDGTDNGTHALVGANHAALRFLDAIGARARWIEPEPGGLPVLDLADGRARRVALSPAGWRDPARRPDGASPGGVLALLRLALPGRDRPVAEAFRGHPALLRGYVEPLTVAALNTPAAEASSRRLAAVLRRTAVPGAARLLVAERGLGPDLVQPALDAIRSAGGEVRTGHRLRELAVQEGRAAVLRFDRPLHLSGADAVLLATPPWESARLLPGLPVPGAHAPILNLHFAHPVPGPVRFLGVLGGLCQWVLTRPAGIAVTVSAADAEAQEATDALAPRAWAEIRAAARAFSLPGDWPEAPPPGRAIRERRATPRHTPGPPPRAPARPLANAWLAGDWTDPVLPATIDAAIRSGTAAARRVLAAG, from the coding sequence ATGACGGTCCATGTGATCGGGGCGGGGATGGCCGGGCTCTCCGCCGCGCTGCTCCTGGCCCGGGCCGGGCGCCCGGTCGTCCTGCACGAGGCGGCGCCCGAGGCGGGCGGCCGCGCCCGCGCCCTGCCGGACGGGACGGACAACGGCACCCATGCCCTGGTCGGCGCCAACCATGCGGCGCTGCGCTTCCTCGACGCGATCGGCGCCCGCGCGCGCTGGATCGAGCCCGAGCCGGGCGGACTGCCGGTGCTGGACCTGGCCGATGGCCGGGCCCGCCGTGTGGCGCTCTCGCCCGCCGGTTGGCGCGACCCGGCGCGGCGGCCGGACGGCGCCTCGCCCGGCGGGGTGCTGGCCCTGCTGCGGCTGGCGCTGCCCGGCCGCGACCGGCCCGTGGCCGAGGCCTTCCGCGGCCACCCCGCCCTGCTGCGCGGCTATGTCGAGCCGCTGACCGTCGCCGCGTTGAACACCCCGGCCGCCGAGGCCTCCTCGCGCCGCCTCGCCGCCGTGCTCCGCCGCACCGCCGTGCCCGGCGCCGCGCGGCTGCTGGTCGCCGAGCGCGGGCTGGGCCCGGACCTGGTGCAGCCGGCGCTCGATGCGATCCGCTCCGCCGGCGGCGAGGTCCGCACGGGCCACCGGCTGAGGGAGCTGGCGGTGCAGGAAGGCCGTGCCGCGGTGCTGCGCTTCGATCGGCCCCTCCACCTGTCCGGTGCCGATGCGGTGCTGCTCGCCACCCCGCCCTGGGAGAGCGCGCGGCTGCTGCCTGGCCTGCCCGTGCCCGGGGCGCATGCCCCCATCCTGAACCTCCACTTCGCCCATCCCGTCCCCGGCCCGGTGCGTTTCCTGGGTGTCCTTGGCGGGCTCTGCCAATGGGTGCTGACCCGCCCCGCCGGCATCGCCGTCACCGTCTCCGCCGCCGATGCCGAGGCGCAGGAGGCCACCGACGCCCTCGCCCCCCGCGCCTGGGCCGAGATCCGCGCCGCCGCCCGCGCCTTCTCCCTCCCCGGAGACTGGCCCGAGGCGCCGCCCCCCGGCCGCGCCATCCGCGAGCGCCGCGCCACCCCGCGCCACACCCCCGGCCCGCCGCCCCGCGCCCCGGCGCGCCCGCTGGCCAATGCCTGGCTCGCCGGCGACTGGACCGACCCCGTCCTGCCCGCGACCATCGACGCCGCCATCCGCTCCGGCACCGCCGCGGCGCGTCGGGTGCTGGCGGCAGGGTGA
- a CDS encoding aldehyde dehydrogenase family protein, whose protein sequence is MTPADALAALRDAAPERPTLAERRRRLGALARVLVRRAGEVAAAADADYGGRAAEETLVADVLVTVQAARRARRWLRWWARPRPVLAPLPFQPCWAWVEPVPKGVVGVMAPWNYPVQLCLWPALEAVAAGNRVCLKPSEHTPRTAALIAEMVEEAWGPSVARVVQGGPEVAADFAAQPWDHLVFTGGTETGRLVAQAAAAGLVPVTLELGGRCAALVLPGARLDAAARAILAGKAVNAGQTCVAPDTVLLVGHSRADFAAAARATGIAAETRVVPWQAPRQARLAEGTERLAPGPVPLRLGGDPGEESFGPVLGAVECDGLDAALAWLAARPAPLALFLFGATGAEEVRIAAGTRSGSIATGRTLDHVAFPGLPFGGVGASGSGRYHGRAGFDAFSDWRARVRHGPFALARLLDAPRGERARKLARRLVR, encoded by the coding sequence ATGACCCCCGCCGATGCCCTGGCCGCGCTACGCGACGCGGCGCCGGAGCGACCGACGCTGGCCGAGCGGCGGCGGCGGCTGGGCGCACTGGCACGGGTGCTGGTGCGGCGGGCGGGGGAGGTCGCGGCGGCGGCGGATGCGGATTACGGCGGGCGGGCGGCGGAGGAGACGCTGGTCGCCGACGTGCTGGTGACCGTGCAGGCGGCGCGGCGGGCGCGGCGGTGGCTGCGGTGGTGGGCGCGGCCGCGGCCCGTGCTGGCGCCGCTGCCGTTCCAGCCGTGCTGGGCCTGGGTGGAGCCGGTGCCCAAGGGCGTGGTGGGGGTGATGGCGCCGTGGAACTACCCGGTGCAGCTTTGCCTCTGGCCGGCGCTGGAGGCGGTGGCAGCGGGGAACCGCGTCTGCCTGAAGCCGAGCGAGCACACGCCGCGCACGGCGGCCCTGATCGCGGAGATGGTGGAGGAGGCCTGGGGGCCTTCCGTCGCGCGCGTCGTGCAGGGGGGGCCGGAGGTGGCGGCCGATTTCGCGGCGCAGCCCTGGGACCACCTGGTCTTCACCGGCGGGACGGAGACGGGGCGGCTGGTCGCCCAGGCCGCGGCGGCCGGGCTGGTGCCGGTGACGCTGGAGCTGGGCGGGCGCTGCGCCGCGCTGGTGCTGCCGGGCGCGCGGCTGGACGCGGCGGCGCGCGCGATTCTGGCGGGCAAGGCGGTGAATGCCGGGCAGACCTGCGTGGCGCCGGATACCGTGCTGCTGGTCGGGCATTCGCGCGCGGACTTCGCCGCCGCGGCGCGGGCGACGGGGATCGCGGCGGAGACGCGGGTGGTGCCGTGGCAGGCGCCGCGGCAGGCGCGGCTGGCCGAGGGAACGGAGCGGCTGGCGCCGGGGCCGGTGCCGCTGCGCCTGGGCGGCGATCCGGGGGAGGAGAGCTTCGGTCCGGTGCTGGGCGCGGTGGAATGCGACGGGCTGGACGCGGCCCTGGCATGGCTGGCCGCGCGCCCGGCGCCGCTGGCCCTGTTCCTGTTCGGTGCGACCGGGGCGGAGGAGGTGCGGATCGCCGCCGGGACGCGCAGCGGGTCCATCGCGACGGGGCGGACGCTGGACCATGTCGCCTTCCCCGGACTGCCCTTCGGCGGGGTCGGGGCTTCGGGGTCGGGGCGCTACCACGGGCGGGCGGGGTTCGACGCCTTCAGCGACTGGCGCGCCCGCGTGCGGCACGGGCCCTTCGCCCTGGCCCGGCTGCTCGACGCCCCGCGCGGCGAGCGCGCGCGGAAGCTGGCGCGGCGCCTGGTGCGATAG
- a CDS encoding RrF2 family transcriptional regulator, whose amino-acid sequence MLLRQDRALTAVAVMLDVAFHAGRGGGVASGADIAERLGAAKRGIEPVFQILSRAGLLESTRGPRGGYRLARRGRDIRLSEVVASVADDGGTPELHGRLQAVIVGPLWRELDAALRERLESMTVEDLLRRAQAAGLKRPSTEPLNFAI is encoded by the coding sequence ATGCTGCTCCGCCAGGACCGCGCACTGACCGCCGTGGCCGTCATGCTCGACGTGGCCTTCCACGCCGGGCGGGGTGGCGGGGTGGCAAGCGGCGCGGACATCGCCGAGCGGCTGGGGGCGGCCAAGCGCGGCATCGAGCCGGTCTTCCAGATCCTCTCCCGCGCCGGCCTGCTGGAGAGCACGCGCGGCCCGCGCGGCGGTTACCGCCTGGCGCGGCGCGGCCGGGATATCCGCCTGTCCGAGGTGGTGGCCAGCGTGGCCGATGACGGCGGGACGCCGGAGCTGCACGGGCGGCTGCAGGCGGTGATCGTCGGGCCGCTATGGCGGGAGCTGGATGCGGCGCTGCGCGAGAGGCTGGAATCCATGACCGTGGAGGATCTGCTGCGCCGGGCCCAGGCGGCCGGGCTGAAGCGCCCTTCCACCGAGCCGCTGAACTTCGCGATCTGA
- a CDS encoding ABC transporter permease: MRAGERWARIGAAAVLIPVYAFLLVPLIAVVAASVTAGELMRVPPQGFSLKWFGRFFDNVVFMEALTLSLRVALTTTVCVCVLATLAALCHRALSRRLGAAFRVAMTLPLLLPELLTAIGLLFFVYKVGLGKSLLGLQIGHVVIAFPFAFLSIVAALEQVDPALEEASDSLGAGGFETFRRVLLPLMKPGLMTGALFAFIVSMDIFTVSLLLKPIGGNTLPLALFDFLAYDFDPTAAAAATISVILAFAGVVLIEKLVGLRRAF, translated from the coding sequence ATGAGGGCGGGCGAACGCTGGGCGCGGATCGGCGCCGCCGCCGTGCTGATCCCCGTCTACGCCTTCCTGCTGGTGCCGCTGATCGCCGTCGTCGCCGCCTCCGTCACGGCGGGCGAGCTGATGCGCGTGCCGCCCCAGGGCTTCTCGCTGAAGTGGTTCGGGCGCTTCTTCGACAACGTCGTCTTCATGGAGGCGCTGACCCTCTCGCTGCGCGTGGCGCTGACGACGACCGTGTGCGTGTGCGTCCTGGCGACGCTGGCGGCGCTGTGCCACCGCGCGCTGTCGCGCCGGCTCGGCGCCGCCTTCCGCGTGGCGATGACGCTGCCGCTGCTGCTCCCGGAGCTGCTGACGGCGATCGGGCTGCTGTTCTTCGTCTACAAGGTGGGGCTGGGGAAGTCGCTGCTGGGGTTGCAGATCGGCCACGTCGTCATCGCCTTCCCCTTCGCCTTCCTCTCCATCGTCGCGGCGCTGGAGCAGGTGGACCCGGCGCTGGAGGAAGCCTCCGACAGCCTCGGCGCCGGCGGGTTCGAGACCTTCCGCCGCGTGCTGCTGCCGCTGATGAAGCCGGGGCTGATGACCGGCGCGCTCTTCGCCTTCATCGTCTCGATGGACATCTTCACCGTCTCGCTGCTGCTCAAGCCGATCGGCGGCAACACCCTGCCCCTCGCGCTGTTCGACTTCCTCGCCTACGACTTCGATCCGACGGCGGCGGCGGCGGCCACCATCTCCGTGATCCTGGCCTTCGCCGGCGTCGTGCTGATCGAGAAGCTGGTCGGGCTGCGCCGTGCCTTCTGA